Part of the Cuniculiplasma divulgatum genome, TTGCTGCATTTTATAATGCTCCTGACTTCGCGTGGTATCCTCACGCTAAATTTTTCCTTTATCTCGAATTTTTCGATTACATTTATTGTTGCGTTGGGGGAAACGATGCTTATTAGGTCAAGCTCTTTCTTTGCAAGCTTACGGTTTTCAACCTTAACTATATCCTTTGTTCCATCCTTCTTGCTTGGAACATTCATAAGGACACTTACTGTAAGTTTATCACGGCCATTAATCTTTAAAACTGATAAAACTTCAAGTGCTGCTCCTGGATTGATATGATCAATAACTATACCATCAGAAATCTTGTTTATCTTCAATACCTTTTCTTCACTCATATTCTCCACCTCTCAGAATTATATCAATCAATGCCATCCTTACAAAAACACCATTTGCAGCTTCTATAAAGTAATAGGCCCTCTTATTGCTGTCTATTCTCGGATCAATTTCGTCCACCCTCGGAAGTGGATGCATAATTATGGAACTTTCCTTCATTCTTTCAACCAGATCCTGATTAAAAGAGTATGAACCAATTACTTTCTGGTAGTCATTAAGATCAACAAATCTCTCCTTCTGAATTCTTGTTACATAAAAAACATCCGTTGTTCCGAGCACATTTTCCAAACTGGAATCGGGTCTAATCTTCGCCTTAGATTTAATAGAACTCAAAAAATGTTCAGGCATCCTTAATATTTCTGGCGAAACAAGGTTGATTGTATTATTAAACCTGCTCAAAGCCTTTATTAATGAATGAACAGTTCTCCCATATTTTAGATCCCCAATCATCGAAATTTCAAGATCTTCTATTCGTCCATATTTTTCCCAAATTGTAAACAGATCAAGAAGAGTCTGTGTGGGATGCTGTCCTGACCCATCTCCTCCATTCAACACAGGTACTGTAGAAAATTCTGAAGCCAGTCTTGCAGCACCCTCCATTGGATGCCTCATAACAACTATATCTGAATATGAAGAAGCCATTCTTATGGTATCGGCTATGGTTTCCCCCTTTGCTGCTGAACTGCTTTTTGCCTCGGAAACACTTATTACGGAGCCACCGAGTCTATTCATTGCACTTTCAAAGGATAATCTTGTCCTTGTACTTGGTTCAAAGAAAAATGTAGCCATAATTTTTCCTTTCATTAGATCCAGTATTTTACCCTCCTTAACAGCTCTCTTGAAAATAGACGCACGTTTAAAAATTTCATAAAAATCTTCGGTTTCTACGTCGTCTATACTGACAATACTTTTACTCTTTAACATTAAAAATAGACATGGATAATTGTTATTTAGATTTACCTTACAATAGATCCGGACTAGACCCCGCAGATCAAATTTTCAGGACAGATCCACTGGATTTCATGTAAGTTGATATGAAACCTGTGTGAATAATTCCTGTAGATTTAGGACGGGTTGCTCCTGTTTTCACCTGAATGTCCCTTCCTTCTATTTCAACTGTTTCCAGATGTAGAAATCCATTTTTTTCATATTCCTCTCTTGCTTTTTCTACCTGATTAAATGTTGGTAGGTAGGTGATTATCCTTTTTCCTGACAGGATCCATTTTCTCTGCTCAGATACATTCTTCCAGGGTTCGGGCAGATCTAGAAAAATGGCATCTACTTTCCTCCCTTCATACTTATAGTCCTCAAATTCACCTATATCTATTCTTATATCCATTCCTGTGAAGTTCTTCACGTTCCTCTTAGTAAATAATGCCGAATTTTCATTATGATCAATTCCAAGGTACCCTTCAGAATTCTTGATTATTTTCAGAATGTATGTCGTTAGTGCTCCTGAACCTGTTCCACTTTCTATCACCGTTGATCCAAATTCTATTCCAGATGCCATCACCATATAAGATGAATCCCTCCCATTGATAATCTGTGCTCCCCTCTCACCTATATTTGGAAAAAATTGTGGAGTATATGACATAATTACATAATTTATACCGTCAAACAGAACACTGTCCCCGGGACTCAAAACCGCTGCGGGATTAACTTCAATTCTCTTCTTACCGTTTATAATGATGTTTTTCTCATCGTCATACAGCATTGTTCCATTATCAGAGTGAAGAAGCATCATTGTAACTTACCACCATAATATCCAATGACAACATCTGATACATTATTTCCTGAGGGGCCTGTGTTTATATCTCTCTTAAGCTTGATTGCAAGATTTCCAGTGTCACTGTTCTGAATATATCTTTCAATCTCGTCATTGTCAATTCTTTCTTTCAGAGTACTATCAACCAGGAACCCGGCGAGGCCACTGTTTCCATCCTGACCATCTGTAGCAAATGAAACAAAAGAAAATTCCTCTGATTTTTCAGTCTTTTTGAGTATTAAGGATGATAAGTAACAATTTCTACCTCCCTTTCCATCTCCAGTCACCCTGGATGTTGTCTCTCCATATGCTGAAAAGACGAATGGCTTTCCAGTCTTTTTATATTGATTTCTCAGGAGGTCCAGTAATCTATCTGAGCAGATGTTAACATCTCCATCAAGTATATTCCCAAGGAAGATTTTTTCATAGGGCAGTTCGATACTATTGAGCATATCTCCTGCATATTTCTTACCGGCCAGAATTATATCTGATTCTATCCTGCATTCTCTGTATGTAATATTATGTTTCTCTATTCCGAGCTTTGCCATGAGTTCTTTATCCGGGTCAAACCTCTTTCCTGGATAAAATGGGTTAGAACCAATGACTGAAATGTCATCACCAGGAACGTCTGATATGGCAAGAATAAGGACTTCACCATAATTACTGTGATTCAACATTTTTCCGCACTTGACATCTGAAAGTATGCATCGGATTGAATTTATCTGTTCTATGGGATAACCTCCTGTAACAAGTATATGCATGATTTCCATGTAACGATCGATTGAAACCCATGGAACAACTTTCTCGAATAGTGATGATGACCCTCCTGAAAGAAGGAAAATTAGTTTCTCCGAATTATCTTTCCCGATTAAATTAAATATTGCCTCTGAAGAATTAAATGTGTCATTCTCTGGAAAAGGATGATTTCCCTTAAACACCATGAATCCGTCAACATTTTCTGGACTTGGCGTCAGGCATATGCTTAGATTAGAATTTTTTATTACTGATCTGTCCAGTCCTTTTACCATTGGAATGGATGCCTTACCAACAGAAAATATACTGTAACTGCTATGTGATATAAATGTCCTGATTCGTTCACTCTGATTCTTCATTATGATTTCCGGAGATTCTATTTTCATTACCCTCAAGACAACATCTCTTATTTTTTCATTGATCTCCTTCATGTTTCCTGACATGTTTAAGGTATCAGCTTAAGGTCAATAAACTTAATTTTTCATAAAAAATTAGAAAAAACATTTTAATACTATTATCATTTAGATGTCATGAGGTGAAGCCGTGTTATTCAACTATAGACCTAGGGATGATGACGACGATGACGACGACGATGACGATGACGACGATGGGTTCTGAAGGAGCAATTTAAATGGTCGTTATCAACGAGAATAATTTTGAAAATTTTTTCTCACAGAGAATGTATGATTTTTTCAACACCCTAAAATTTGAAGAATTGACAGAAGCTCAGGAGATGCTCATCCCAGTAATTAGAAGTGGAAAAAGCGCCATGCTGATATCTCCAACAGGAAGCGGAAAGACAGAAGCCGCTATTTTTCCCATATTTGATTATATACTTAATAACGAGACAAAACCAATAACAGCACTCTTCATCACACCACTAAGAGCTTTGAACAGGGATATGTTACTCCGACTCAAGAATTATGGAAAAAAGATGGGTATAAGTGTTCAGGTTAGACACAGTGATATCTCTGAAAAGGAAAGGAGAGAGATCAGGGATAATCCTGCAGATATACTCATCACTACGCCAGAGTCGGTTCAGATACTGTTAAACTCAAAAAAGATAAGAGAGTACCTTAAATATTTGAAATATGTCATTGTAGATGAACTCCATGAACTGGCACAGAATGAAAGAGGGACGCAGTTAAGCATTTCTCTGGAAAGACTTGCAGAATTGTCACCAAATTTTCAGAGGATAGGACTATCTGCAACAGTCGGAAATCCAGAGGAACTAGCTAGATTTCTTTATAATACTGGTAATGTAGAAATTCTCAAAACATCCATGATAAAAACCATGGAGTTTGAGATTACAATTCCTGAAAAAGCCTCAGATGACATAGCAAGTAAGATGGGCTGTGAACCAGAGTATGCAGGGGCAGTTAAAAAAATTAAAGAACTGATTGAGTCCCATCAGGGTGCACTTGTATTTGTGAATACAAGAAGTGTGGCGGAGGATATTGCATTTCGAATGTCCCTATATTATGGACAATTACCAGTAATGGTTCATCATGGTTCCCTTTCTAGAGAAACCAGGGAAGAGGCAGAGGCAAAATTCAAGAACAGGGAGATCAAAGGACTGATTTGTACATCATCTCTGGAACTTGGGATAGACATAGGTTCTGCAGATCTTGTAATACAGTTCAATTCTCCAAGACAAATAAACAAGTTGATTCAAAGGATCGGTAGGTCAGGTCACTGGATACAGAAAATCTCCAGAGGAATAATTCTCTGTGGAGACCTCATTGAAATGGAGGAAGCTATGGCAATAGTAGGACAGATCAACAACCAGATACTTGAACCGGTGTTTATCAGAGATCTGTCCTATGCAACAGTGGCAAATCAGATACTTTTAAGATCTCACGAGATGAGAAAGTTTAATACTGAGAAATTCTACAAAATACTTATCAGAAGCTATCCCATGAGAAACCTATCCTATGAGGAATATCTTTCCATCATAGATTTTTTAAAAGTTTCAAGAAAGATCAGGTACGATTCTGTTAACGTTATGTCATCATCATCCTCGCTTGAATATTTCATAAATAATATTTCAATGATACCAAGCGAGAAGACATATAGGGTGATAGATGTAATCAACAGGAAATTTGTTGGAACACTTGACGAAAGATATGTACTGAATGAAATAGAACCCGGAGCTTATTTTGTTATGAGGGGTGCAACATGGAGAACAATAAGACTTGAGGAACAGAGTATATTTGTTGAACCTTTTCATACTGCTGCCCTCACCCCCAAATGGACGGGAGAGGATATACCTGTCCTTACAGATGTAACTGAAAGAGTTTCATTTAACAGGGAATTCTGCAATATAGATGAAAGCGTTGATCCCAGATCAAGAAAGAAACTTGAAGAGTGGCTGAAACAGGATCTTGCTCTTACAAGGAAGGTGTTCGTGGAGACCCATGGACAGGAGATACTTATACAGATACTATTAGGAACAAAGGGAAATTTTGCTCTTTCTGAGATAATAGGGTCCTTACTCACTGCCATAACAGGTGAAAGCGTTGAAACAGACTATTCTCCATACCACATTTATATGAGAACTGGTAAGAAATTGAGGTCAGCCGATATGGTTGAGATAATTAGACAGCTGAAGAATCATGATCTTGAAATTCTCATAGAAAATACTGTTAAAAGATCCAGATTTTTCAATGGAATATTCCTTTACGAGGCAAGAAAATTTGGAGTCATTAA contains:
- the pyrI gene encoding aspartate carbamoyltransferase regulatory subunit; protein product: MSEEKVLKINKISDGIVIDHINPGAALEVLSVLKINGRDKLTVSVLMNVPSKKDGTKDIVKVENRKLAKKELDLISIVSPNATINVIEKFEIKEKFSVRIPREVRSIIKCSNQNCVTNSKEPVESSFKVEIEKNSEKFRCHYCERTMDIKEVRESLMK
- the pyrB gene encoding aspartate carbamoyltransferase → MLKSKSIVSIDDVETEDFYEIFKRASIFKRAVKEGKILDLMKGKIMATFFFEPSTRTRLSFESAMNRLGGSVISVSEAKSSSAAKGETIADTIRMASSYSDIVVMRHPMEGAARLASEFSTVPVLNGGDGSGQHPTQTLLDLFTIWEKYGRIEDLEISMIGDLKYGRTVHSLIKALSRFNNTINLVSPEILRMPEHFLSSIKSKAKIRPDSSLENVLGTTDVFYVTRIQKERFVDLNDYQKVIGSYSFNQDLVERMKESSIIMHPLPRVDEIDPRIDSNKRAYYFIEAANGVFVRMALIDIILRGGEYE
- a CDS encoding tRNA (adenine-N1)-methyltransferase; translation: MMLLHSDNGTMLYDDEKNIIINGKKRIEVNPAAVLSPGDSVLFDGINYVIMSYTPQFFPNIGERGAQIINGRDSSYMVMASGIEFGSTVIESGTGSGALTTYILKIIKNSEGYLGIDHNENSALFTKRNVKNFTGMDIRIDIGEFEDYKYEGRKVDAIFLDLPEPWKNVSEQRKWILSGKRIITYLPTFNQVEKAREEYEKNGFLHLETVEIEGRDIQVKTGATRPKSTGIIHTGFISTYMKSSGSVLKI
- a CDS encoding DUF4147 domain-containing protein, producing MSGNMKEINEKIRDVVLRVMKIESPEIIMKNQSERIRTFISHSSYSIFSVGKASIPMVKGLDRSVIKNSNLSICLTPSPENVDGFMVFKGNHPFPENDTFNSSEAIFNLIGKDNSEKLIFLLSGGSSSLFEKVVPWVSIDRYMEIMHILVTGGYPIEQINSIRCILSDVKCGKMLNHSNYGEVLILAISDVPGDDISVIGSNPFYPGKRFDPDKELMAKLGIEKHNITYRECRIESDIILAGKKYAGDMLNSIELPYEKIFLGNILDGDVNICSDRLLDLLRNQYKKTGKPFVFSAYGETTSRVTGDGKGGRNCYLSSLILKKTEKSEEFSFVSFATDGQDGNSGLAGFLVDSTLKERIDNDEIERYIQNSDTGNLAIKLKRDINTGPSGNNVSDVVIGYYGGKLQ
- a CDS encoding DEAD/DEAH box helicase → MVVINENNFENFFSQRMYDFFNTLKFEELTEAQEMLIPVIRSGKSAMLISPTGSGKTEAAIFPIFDYILNNETKPITALFITPLRALNRDMLLRLKNYGKKMGISVQVRHSDISEKERREIRDNPADILITTPESVQILLNSKKIREYLKYLKYVIVDELHELAQNERGTQLSISLERLAELSPNFQRIGLSATVGNPEELARFLYNTGNVEILKTSMIKTMEFEITIPEKASDDIASKMGCEPEYAGAVKKIKELIESHQGALVFVNTRSVAEDIAFRMSLYYGQLPVMVHHGSLSRETREEAEAKFKNREIKGLICTSSLELGIDIGSADLVIQFNSPRQINKLIQRIGRSGHWIQKISRGIILCGDLIEMEEAMAIVGQINNQILEPVFIRDLSYATVANQILLRSHEMRKFNTEKFYKILIRSYPMRNLSYEEYLSIIDFLKVSRKIRYDSVNVMSSSSSLEYFINNISMIPSEKTYRVIDVINRKFVGTLDERYVLNEIEPGAYFVMRGATWRTIRLEEQSIFVEPFHTAALTPKWTGEDIPVLTDVTERVSFNREFCNIDESVDPRSRKKLEEWLKQDLALTRKVFVETHGQEILIQILLGTKGNFALSEIIGSLLTAITGESVETDYSPYHIYMRTGKKLRSADMVEIIRQLKNHDLEILIENTVKRSRFFNGIFLYEARKFGVIKMDADLSRMRIEKIIESYKNTVLYEDCIRKMMNDYMDMDTVNLFIKNIDDIEFVERENFSQGSEKFLSHYSERIAPLKPTKAIIDSIRDRLLNEEMTLLCTKCLWTHTDKVKNLNNFRCPSCGSNLVAAISPFSRDSIKESIDREKLTLKEKNSLTKSIHILRARGKTALMTMAGRGIGPEMATRLLSVRYFDEDDLIREIIRQETDFAKNRRFWN